A genomic segment from Polyangium mundeleinium encodes:
- a CDS encoding MopE-related protein, giving the protein MSIFKGFLAVLAALCVFVFAGRAEATHFRYGNITWSIPDPVSAPRTVRFEVTTAWRSTFVDSTTLNFGDGSYHATTTGAIIGSGVDAAGLEYKVTRYAATHTYASAGPFTAYFDSCCRISELVNGADDDFRVEAKVDLLPGNTGNAVSVVPAIIQMQINGIRTIQIPATDPDGAPVTCRFSNAAEIGSAATVNPPQIPANSNAPTLTTSTTPPGCTLTWNTNGAVAGQSYAVQVVLESPNENDPTAKSSAVVDFMIEMVQSPVPTCTGSDSFVVDMGQTLNTSFTGTSNSFLKMTSIGSVGVLNPIPGTTKPSPFTTNLTWTPGPGEEGTQVLAIVYTNQLNVSGYCTLTVTVPECAAYGTPCSIGIGACLGTGIQQCLGPDIICTAVAKEPMPEVCNGIDDDCNDTIDDNNPESGTVCPTGLPEVCGTGLNNCNAGVLECVPDVAPGSITETCNGVDDDCDGTTDEGYGLGVACIVGDGVCEAVGKIVCDGPEATTCDAVPSTPQPEKCDGADNDCNGVPDDGFAVGEPCMEGLGECITSGVKVCNAMGDGVVCNAVPGTPSIEICGDDKDTDCDGNNENGCGDADGDGLYDALEEQTGTNPNDADSDDDGVLDGEEPQWDEDSDGDGLINALDPDSDDDGLFDGTELGKSCNDPDTAAQFGHCRPDADSGQTGTDPLNPDSDDDGKSDGSEDANLNGTVDPGEGNPENPGDANTTKDFDGDGLGDALEKTLGTDEKDADSDDDGLLDGEERNPSDDTDGDGLINVRDVDSDNDALFDGTEAGKGCQHPATNASAGHCRADGDLGGTKTSPVLRDTDGGKKSDGSEDGNLNGVVDSGEGNPNNESDDANVVDTDGDGLSDALEKALGTGANDADTDDDGLADGDEPNPSDDTDGDGGRNVKDADSDNDGLADGTEAGRPCDGEGTDPAAQKCTADADNGATKTLVLVADTDGGSKSDGAEDANLNGMVDAGETNPLFPGDDVTQPECTTDADCGGASSGTICEDQRCVPGCRGDGGNGCPEGQVCTSTSGAAGLCKAEPPPDTTPETPEPTEGCGCRTAPAQGGALPITLTLVAGLLFATRRRRAA; this is encoded by the coding sequence ATGTCAATATTCAAGGGCTTCCTCGCCGTCCTTGCGGCGCTTTGCGTCTTCGTGTTCGCAGGGCGCGCCGAGGCGACGCATTTCCGCTACGGCAACATCACCTGGAGCATCCCCGACCCGGTGTCGGCTCCACGCACCGTGCGCTTCGAGGTTACGACAGCCTGGCGCAGCACGTTCGTCGATTCCACCACGCTCAATTTCGGCGACGGCAGCTATCACGCCACGACGACGGGCGCGATCATCGGTAGCGGGGTCGATGCCGCGGGCCTCGAGTACAAGGTCACCCGGTACGCCGCGACGCACACCTACGCGTCGGCCGGCCCGTTCACCGCGTATTTCGACTCGTGCTGCCGCATCTCGGAGCTCGTGAACGGCGCCGACGATGACTTCCGCGTCGAGGCGAAGGTCGACTTGTTGCCGGGCAACACGGGCAACGCCGTCTCGGTGGTGCCCGCGATCATCCAGATGCAGATCAACGGGATCCGCACGATCCAGATCCCCGCGACCGATCCCGATGGAGCGCCAGTCACCTGTCGCTTCTCCAACGCCGCGGAGATCGGCTCCGCGGCCACGGTCAATCCCCCGCAGATTCCGGCCAACAGCAACGCCCCGACGCTCACCACGAGCACGACCCCGCCGGGCTGCACGCTCACGTGGAACACGAACGGCGCCGTCGCGGGCCAATCGTATGCGGTTCAGGTGGTGCTCGAGTCGCCGAACGAGAACGACCCGACGGCCAAGAGCAGCGCCGTGGTCGACTTCATGATCGAGATGGTCCAGTCGCCCGTGCCGACGTGCACGGGCAGCGACAGCTTCGTCGTCGACATGGGCCAGACGCTGAACACGAGCTTCACGGGGACGTCGAACTCGTTCCTCAAGATGACGTCGATCGGCTCGGTCGGCGTGCTGAACCCCATCCCCGGCACGACGAAGCCGAGCCCCTTCACGACGAACCTCACCTGGACGCCCGGCCCCGGTGAGGAGGGGACACAGGTCCTCGCGATCGTTTACACGAACCAGCTCAACGTCAGCGGCTACTGCACGCTCACGGTGACGGTGCCGGAGTGCGCCGCGTACGGCACACCCTGCTCGATCGGCATCGGCGCCTGCCTGGGTACGGGCATCCAGCAGTGCCTCGGACCCGACATCATTTGCACCGCCGTTGCGAAGGAGCCGATGCCCGAGGTCTGCAACGGCATCGATGACGACTGCAACGACACGATCGACGACAACAACCCCGAGTCCGGCACGGTCTGCCCGACGGGCCTGCCCGAGGTCTGCGGCACGGGTTTGAACAACTGCAACGCAGGCGTGCTCGAGTGCGTGCCCGACGTCGCGCCCGGCAGCATCACCGAGACCTGCAACGGGGTCGACGACGATTGCGACGGCACGACCGACGAGGGCTACGGCCTCGGCGTGGCCTGCATCGTGGGCGACGGCGTGTGCGAGGCGGTCGGCAAGATCGTCTGCGACGGGCCGGAGGCCACGACGTGCGACGCCGTCCCCAGCACTCCCCAGCCGGAGAAGTGCGACGGCGCGGACAACGACTGCAACGGCGTGCCCGACGACGGCTTCGCTGTCGGCGAGCCCTGCATGGAAGGCCTCGGCGAGTGCATCACGAGCGGCGTGAAGGTCTGCAACGCCATGGGCGACGGCGTGGTCTGCAACGCGGTGCCCGGCACGCCGAGCATCGAGATCTGCGGCGACGACAAGGACACCGACTGCGACGGCAACAACGAAAACGGCTGCGGCGACGCGGACGGCGACGGCCTGTACGACGCCCTCGAAGAGCAGACCGGCACGAACCCGAACGACGCCGACAGCGACGACGACGGCGTGCTCGACGGCGAGGAGCCCCAATGGGACGAGGACTCCGACGGCGACGGGCTCATCAACGCGCTCGACCCCGACAGCGATGACGACGGCCTGTTCGACGGCACCGAGCTCGGCAAGTCCTGCAACGATCCCGACACGGCCGCGCAGTTCGGCCACTGCCGGCCCGACGCCGACTCCGGCCAGACGGGGACCGATCCGCTGAACCCCGACAGCGACGACGACGGCAAGAGCGACGGCTCGGAGGACGCGAACCTGAACGGCACCGTCGACCCGGGCGAGGGCAACCCCGAGAACCCCGGCGACGCGAACACGACGAAGGACTTCGACGGCGACGGCCTCGGCGACGCGCTGGAGAAGACGCTCGGCACGGACGAGAAGGACGCGGACTCGGACGACGACGGCCTGCTCGACGGCGAGGAGCGGAACCCGAGCGACGACACGGACGGCGACGGGCTCATCAACGTGCGTGACGTCGACAGCGACAACGACGCGCTCTTCGACGGCACCGAGGCGGGCAAGGGCTGCCAGCACCCGGCGACGAACGCCTCGGCCGGTCATTGCCGCGCCGACGGCGATCTCGGCGGCACGAAGACCTCGCCCGTCTTGCGCGACACCGACGGCGGCAAGAAGAGCGACGGCTCCGAGGACGGCAACCTCAACGGCGTGGTCGACTCGGGCGAGGGCAATCCAAACAACGAGTCCGATGATGCGAATGTCGTCGACACCGACGGCGACGGCCTGAGCGACGCGCTCGAGAAGGCGCTCGGCACGGGCGCGAACGACGCGGACACGGACGACGACGGCCTCGCCGACGGCGACGAGCCGAACCCGAGCGACGACACCGACGGCGACGGCGGGCGCAACGTGAAGGACGCGGACTCGGACAACGACGGTCTCGCCGACGGCACGGAGGCGGGCCGCCCGTGCGACGGCGAGGGGACGGACCCGGCCGCGCAGAAGTGCACCGCGGACGCGGACAACGGCGCGACGAAGACGCTCGTGCTCGTCGCGGACACGGACGGCGGCTCGAAGAGCGACGGCGCCGAGGACGCGAACCTGAACGGCATGGTCGACGCAGGCGAGACGAACCCGCTCTTCCCGGGCGACGATGTCACGCAGCCCGAGTGCACGACGGACGCGGACTGCGGCGGCGCGTCGAGCGGCACGATCTGCGAGGATCAGCGCTGCGTTCCCGGCTGCCGCGGCGACGGCGGCAACGGCTGCCCCGAAGGTCAGGTGTGCACGTCGACGTCGGGCGCGGCCGGCCTGTGCAAGGCCGAGCCGCCGCCGGACACCACCCCGGAGACGCCGGAGCCCACCGAGGGTTGCGGCTGCCGCACCGCGCCTGCGCAAGGCGGCGCGCTGCCCATCACGCTCACCCTCGTCGCGGGTCTCCTCTTCGCGACGCGCCGCCGCCGCGCGGCCTGA
- a CDS encoding response regulator, with the protein MDPVAPIRVLVIDENLTNAGDLASFLSAHHYDVSTCSALDGARSAVSSRRPHVLVLATKDHPHAEVEEVRKVYPRLPLVLLTEEAGQELLLDVEAFAPAVPACPARGFGHIESAVEAAAHFS; encoded by the coding sequence ATGGATCCTGTTGCTCCGATACGCGTCCTGGTCATCGACGAGAACCTTACGAACGCCGGTGATCTCGCCTCGTTCCTCTCCGCGCATCATTACGATGTGTCGACCTGCTCTGCCCTGGACGGGGCCCGGAGCGCGGTCTCGTCGCGCAGGCCGCACGTGCTCGTGCTCGCGACGAAGGACCATCCGCACGCCGAGGTCGAGGAGGTGCGTAAGGTGTATCCTCGGCTGCCGCTCGTGCTCCTGACGGAGGAGGCGGGGCAGGAGCTCCTGCTCGACGTCGAGGCGTTCGCCCCCGCGGTCCCGGCTTGCCCTGCGCGCGGCTTTGGCCACATCGAGTCGGCCGTCGAAGCTGCAGCGCACTTTTCCTGA
- a CDS encoding glycosyltransferase translates to MYASLFQSVLFPLYETHLRKRDTLRALAALEQSQWRTPEEVAEDSFRKLLEALHHAETNVPFYRRRFAEYGVRASQVKAPADLAAFPILTKEDVRLYSKELVAESHVGRLHQGATGGSTGVPVRFAYDHPTYERRVAAALRADGWAGAALGEKELHVWGRPPGEKKGFATAKRAVHEAFWRRKYVSTFHLRADRLADTVREIVDYAPRVVVGYTTPLFLLARAALEHGITIPPPRGVITSAEKLFEPQREVIERAFGAPVFDRYGCREVMLIGAECERHEGLHVHAEGVFVELFSGGRPVPVGTPGEVLLTDLYNRAMPFLRYRNEDVAVAKAGACACGRGLPRLASVEGRVLDLLIGEDSRIVAGEMIPFLFKDLPVERYQVHQRADRTVTLRIVPGPSYGPEVTKLVDERLRLVLGANAPLTVELVRDIPLTAAGKHRVTVSDVPVDLGSVTIKKANEDKPAARVATPRPRTRVAHVVLGLRAGGLERVVLDLVQGMDRSRFDPMVVALDEPGELAPRLASMDVPLRLLKRGQGLDPSVIGELSELFGREGIDLVHTHNPRPHVHGALAALAARRVTGKRPRVVHTKHGRNYPDDLGRVIANRMASALSDRIVAVSDDARRVALEIERGSARRLVTIRNGVDTRAYKPGDAPRARQALDVPAGVLHVGCVARLSAEKDHATLITAFARVRTSHPGAQLTLVGDGAERASLEALVKKFGLQGAVSFLGHRDDVAALLPGFDLFALASRTEGTSLTLLEAAAAGLPIVATRVGGNPEVVADGETGLLVPAGQPAALADAIGSVWARPDRARMGAAGRALVEERYGMGKMLSAYETLYAEVLRLA, encoded by the coding sequence ATGTACGCGAGCCTGTTCCAGTCCGTGCTGTTCCCTCTGTACGAGACCCACCTCCGGAAGCGCGACACGTTGCGCGCGCTCGCCGCGCTCGAACAGTCGCAGTGGCGCACGCCCGAAGAGGTCGCCGAAGACTCGTTCCGAAAGCTCCTCGAAGCGCTCCACCACGCCGAGACGAACGTGCCCTTCTACCGGCGTCGCTTCGCGGAGTACGGCGTGCGCGCAAGCCAGGTGAAGGCGCCCGCGGACCTCGCGGCCTTCCCGATCCTGACGAAGGAAGACGTGCGCCTCTACAGCAAGGAGCTCGTCGCCGAGTCGCACGTGGGCAGGCTCCACCAGGGTGCGACCGGAGGCTCGACCGGCGTGCCGGTGCGCTTCGCGTACGATCACCCGACGTACGAGCGTCGTGTCGCCGCCGCGCTGCGCGCCGACGGCTGGGCCGGCGCGGCGCTGGGCGAGAAGGAGCTGCACGTATGGGGTCGTCCGCCCGGCGAGAAGAAGGGGTTCGCCACGGCGAAGCGCGCGGTGCACGAGGCGTTCTGGCGGCGCAAGTACGTCTCGACCTTCCACCTGCGCGCCGATCGGCTCGCCGACACGGTCCGCGAGATCGTCGACTACGCGCCGCGCGTGGTGGTCGGTTACACGACGCCGCTCTTCCTCCTCGCGCGCGCCGCGCTGGAGCACGGCATCACGATCCCGCCGCCCCGGGGCGTCATCACCTCCGCGGAGAAGCTCTTCGAGCCGCAGCGCGAGGTCATCGAGCGCGCGTTCGGCGCGCCCGTCTTCGATCGGTACGGCTGCCGCGAGGTGATGTTGATCGGCGCCGAGTGCGAGCGGCACGAGGGCCTGCACGTGCACGCCGAGGGCGTGTTCGTCGAGCTTTTCAGCGGAGGCCGCCCGGTCCCCGTGGGCACGCCCGGCGAGGTGCTCCTCACCGATCTCTACAACCGCGCGATGCCCTTCCTTCGCTACCGCAACGAGGACGTGGCCGTCGCCAAGGCCGGCGCCTGCGCGTGTGGTCGCGGGCTGCCGCGGCTCGCCTCGGTCGAGGGCCGCGTGCTCGATCTGCTCATCGGCGAGGACAGCCGCATCGTCGCCGGCGAGATGATCCCCTTCCTGTTCAAGGACCTGCCGGTCGAGCGCTACCAGGTCCACCAGCGCGCCGACCGCACGGTGACGCTGCGCATCGTGCCCGGGCCGAGCTACGGGCCCGAGGTGACGAAGCTCGTCGACGAGCGCCTGCGGCTCGTGCTCGGCGCGAACGCGCCGCTCACCGTGGAGCTCGTGCGCGACATCCCGCTCACCGCCGCGGGCAAACATCGGGTCACGGTCTCGGACGTGCCCGTGGATCTCGGCAGCGTGACGATCAAGAAGGCGAACGAGGACAAGCCCGCCGCGCGCGTCGCCACGCCGAGGCCCCGCACGCGCGTCGCGCACGTGGTGCTCGGCCTTCGGGCAGGCGGGCTCGAGCGTGTGGTGCTCGACCTCGTGCAAGGCATGGATCGATCGCGCTTCGATCCCATGGTGGTCGCGCTCGACGAGCCGGGCGAGCTCGCGCCGCGCCTCGCGTCGATGGACGTGCCGCTCCGGCTGCTCAAGCGGGGGCAGGGGCTCGATCCAAGCGTGATCGGCGAGCTCTCGGAGCTGTTCGGTCGTGAAGGGATCGATCTCGTGCACACGCACAACCCGCGCCCGCACGTGCACGGCGCGCTCGCGGCCCTCGCCGCGCGGCGCGTGACGGGCAAGCGGCCGCGCGTGGTGCACACGAAGCACGGGCGCAACTACCCGGACGACCTCGGGCGCGTGATCGCGAACCGCATGGCCTCGGCGCTCTCGGATCGGATCGTGGCCGTGAGCGACGACGCGCGGCGCGTGGCCTTGGAGATCGAGCGCGGCAGCGCGCGGCGGCTCGTGACGATCCGCAACGGCGTCGACACGCGCGCCTACAAGCCCGGCGACGCCCCGCGCGCGAGGCAGGCGCTCGACGTGCCCGCGGGCGTGCTCCACGTGGGCTGCGTGGCGCGCCTCTCGGCCGAGAAGGACCACGCCACGCTGATCACGGCGTTCGCGCGCGTGCGTACGAGCCACCCCGGCGCGCAGCTCACGCTCGTCGGTGACGGAGCCGAGCGCGCTTCGCTCGAAGCGCTGGTCAAAAAGTTCGGCCTGCAAGGCGCGGTGAGCTTCCTCGGCCACCGCGACGACGTGGCCGCGCTCCTGCCCGGCTTCGACCTCTTCGCGCTCGCCTCGCGCACGGAGGGCACGAGCCTCACGCTCCTCGAAGCCGCGGCCGCGGGCCTGCCGATCGTGGCCACGCGGGTGGGCGGCAACCCCGAGGTCGTGGCCGACGGCGAGACCGGCCTCCTCGTCCCCGCCGGACAGCCCGCCGCGCTCGCCGACGCGATCGGGAGCGTCTGGGCGCGCCCCGATCGCGCGCGCATGGGCGCCGCCGGCCGCGCGCTCGTCGAAGAACGCTACGGGATGGGAAAGATGCTCTCCGCCTACGAGACCCTGTACGCCGAGGTCTTGCGCCTCGCCTGA
- a CDS encoding ClpXP protease specificity-enhancing factor SspB: MSDGHQKLPPKKEVALALLEGPSMYVHLDPRRSGVLVPKRFLEKSQLVLQIGLNMFIPIPDLKVDDEGISCTLSFDRAPFSCFMPWNAIYALVGEDGRGMMWPTDIPPEVVAQMQAPQQQAKDAQKPVQKKPRPRLAAVGDAPPEPEDKPLAEDPAPAQAAPPEEAAAKEGASGEAAAAAESSTEEPKTVEATESPRPQAAPALGPGRKPRRELPPYLRVVK; encoded by the coding sequence ATGTCCGACGGTCACCAGAAGCTCCCGCCCAAGAAGGAGGTCGCGCTCGCCCTGCTCGAGGGGCCCAGCATGTACGTGCACCTCGACCCGCGACGCTCGGGCGTGCTGGTGCCGAAGCGCTTCCTCGAAAAGTCGCAGCTCGTCCTGCAAATCGGGCTCAACATGTTCATCCCGATCCCCGACCTCAAGGTCGACGACGAGGGCATCTCCTGCACGCTCTCGTTCGATCGGGCCCCCTTCTCGTGCTTCATGCCCTGGAACGCGATCTACGCGCTCGTCGGCGAAGACGGCCGGGGGATGATGTGGCCGACCGACATCCCGCCCGAGGTCGTGGCGCAGATGCAGGCCCCGCAGCAGCAGGCGAAGGACGCGCAGAAGCCCGTGCAGAAGAAGCCGCGCCCCCGGCTCGCCGCGGTCGGCGACGCGCCTCCGGAGCCCGAGGACAAGCCGCTCGCCGAGGATCCGGCCCCGGCGCAGGCCGCGCCTCCCGAGGAAGCCGCCGCGAAGGAAGGTGCCTCGGGCGAAGCGGCCGCGGCCGCGGAGAGCAGCACCGAAGAGCCGAAGACCGTGGAAGCGACGGAGTCTCCGCGCCCGCAGGCCGCGCCCGCGCTGGGACCAGGTCGCAAGCCGCGCCGCGAGCTGCCGCCCTACCTGCGGGTGGTGAAGTAA
- a CDS encoding ABC transporter ATP-binding protein: protein MSALDLQGVTKTFGGLRAVGGVTFQVPERSIFGLIGPNGAGKTTVFNLVTGVYKPDTGSIRFAGEELSLLKPAQIARRGVARTFQNIRLFGQLTVLENVLVACENRRRSGLFSALLRSPAFFRDEAEMQRRAIELLAIFDLDKLADETSTSLSYGNQRRLEIARAMMLEPKILLLDEPAAGMNYGEAEGLKKQIRWLRDRFDLTVILVEHNMQVVMGVCEEIHVLDHGETIAHGTPEEVRKDPKVLAAYLGEETPDEAAVAAAAEEEAST, encoded by the coding sequence GTGAGCGCGCTCGATCTTCAGGGCGTGACCAAGACCTTCGGCGGCCTGCGCGCTGTCGGGGGCGTGACCTTCCAGGTGCCCGAGCGCTCGATCTTCGGCCTCATCGGGCCGAACGGCGCGGGCAAGACGACGGTCTTCAACCTCGTGACCGGCGTCTACAAGCCGGATACGGGCTCGATCCGCTTCGCCGGCGAGGAGCTCTCGCTGCTCAAGCCCGCGCAGATCGCGCGCCGCGGCGTCGCGCGCACCTTCCAGAACATCCGCCTCTTCGGCCAGCTCACCGTGCTGGAGAACGTGCTCGTCGCCTGCGAGAACCGCAGGCGCTCGGGCCTGTTCTCGGCGCTGCTCCGCTCGCCCGCTTTCTTCCGCGACGAGGCCGAGATGCAGCGCCGCGCGATCGAGCTGCTCGCGATCTTCGACCTCGACAAACTCGCGGACGAGACCTCGACCTCGCTCTCCTACGGCAACCAGCGCCGGCTGGAGATCGCCCGCGCGATGATGCTCGAGCCGAAGATCCTGCTGCTCGACGAGCCGGCCGCGGGCATGAACTACGGCGAGGCCGAGGGCCTGAAGAAGCAGATCCGTTGGCTGCGCGACCGCTTCGATCTGACGGTCATCCTCGTCGAGCACAACATGCAGGTGGTCATGGGCGTGTGCGAGGAGATCCACGTGCTCGACCACGGCGAGACGATCGCCCACGGCACGCCCGAGGAGGTCCGCAAGGACCCCAAGGTCCTCGCGGCGTACCTCGGCGAAGAGACGCCGGACGAGGCCGCGGTCGCCGCTGCGGCCGAGGAGGAGGCCTCGACGTGA
- a CDS encoding ABC transporter ATP-binding protein, whose product MKTAHPTRKAPTAEAGKPLLVVENLAVSYGGIKALKGVSLEVRRGEIVAMIGANGAGKTTTLKTIVRLLPIAAGKVVYDGKDLAGVPAEEMVSLGISLVPEGRAIFPNLTVRENLEIGAWNHKNRATMDETLEDVVRLFPRLGERMKQEGGTLSGGEQQMLAIGRALMARPSMLLLDEPSLGIAPRLVADIFEAIARVAQAGTTILLVEQNTRLALKYSMRAYVLRTGEIAMTGDSKALAANEEVRAAYLGG is encoded by the coding sequence GTGAAGACCGCGCACCCGACGCGAAAGGCCCCCACGGCCGAGGCCGGCAAGCCGCTGCTCGTCGTGGAGAACCTCGCCGTCTCGTACGGCGGCATCAAGGCGCTGAAGGGCGTGAGCCTGGAGGTGCGCCGCGGCGAGATCGTCGCGATGATCGGCGCGAACGGCGCGGGCAAGACGACGACGCTGAAGACGATCGTGCGGCTCTTGCCGATCGCCGCGGGCAAGGTCGTCTACGACGGCAAGGATCTCGCCGGGGTCCCGGCCGAGGAGATGGTGAGCCTCGGCATCTCCCTCGTCCCCGAGGGCCGCGCGATCTTCCCGAACCTCACGGTGCGCGAGAACCTGGAGATCGGCGCCTGGAACCACAAGAACCGGGCGACGATGGACGAGACGCTCGAAGACGTGGTGCGCCTCTTCCCGCGGCTCGGCGAGCGCATGAAGCAGGAGGGCGGCACGCTCTCGGGGGGTGAGCAGCAGATGCTCGCGATTGGGCGCGCGCTGATGGCCAGGCCTTCCATGCTCCTGCTCGACGAGCCCTCGCTCGGCATCGCGCCGCGTCTCGTCGCGGACATCTTCGAGGCGATCGCCCGGGTCGCGCAGGCCGGGACGACCATCCTGCTCGTCGAGCAGAACACGCGCCTGGCGCTGAAATACAGCATGCGGGCGTATGTGCTCCGTACCGGCGAGATCGCGATGACCGGCGATTCGAAGGCGCTCGCGGCGAATGAAGAAGTCCGCGCGGCGTACCTCGGCGGCTAG
- a CDS encoding branched-chain amino acid ABC transporter permease, with the protein MSPSTLGDGARTSRATSTNPLLRRILVTLALIGAVVGLEFAFDTLVPDAALQQLVLFAMVNVVVALSLNVINGMAGQFSIGHAGFVGIGAYTAAIVAGHIHKALGVDDILFSNSFLVMPVAILAAGAVAALFGFVVGLPSLRLRGDYLAIVTLGFAEIFRLVIATAQTGGDVEGPVAQFLAYLGGQNGYAGPDRNGVPQYAGPFWIFGAAAVAVIIAWRLKFSGWGRALRALREDEIATASVGVDPTRYKVTSFVIAATGAGIAGAMLASMRNGNPTVQPDQFTFAYSFDAITMVILGGSGSVSGAIVGGVFVTFTVKMIEQLQRFESVQALQAAYPSLDLNALRMVIYASVLIGLMILRPEGIFGERELFRRKPRQRVSHAPPEPVPARTEVEADSKSETGPLTGKGDK; encoded by the coding sequence ATGTCCCCTTCGACGCTGGGAGACGGCGCTCGGACGAGCCGAGCCACGTCGACCAACCCCCTCCTGCGCCGCATCCTGGTCACGTTGGCCCTCATCGGCGCCGTCGTGGGGCTCGAATTCGCGTTCGACACGCTCGTGCCCGACGCGGCCCTGCAACAGCTCGTGCTGTTCGCCATGGTCAACGTCGTCGTGGCCCTCTCGCTGAACGTCATCAACGGGATGGCGGGGCAGTTCTCGATCGGCCACGCAGGCTTCGTCGGGATCGGCGCGTACACGGCCGCGATCGTCGCGGGGCACATCCACAAGGCGCTCGGCGTCGACGACATCCTCTTCTCGAACTCGTTCCTCGTCATGCCCGTGGCGATCCTCGCGGCGGGCGCGGTGGCCGCGCTCTTCGGCTTCGTCGTGGGCTTGCCGAGCCTCCGGCTCCGCGGCGATTACCTCGCGATCGTCACGCTCGGCTTCGCCGAGATCTTCCGGCTGGTCATCGCGACAGCGCAGACGGGCGGCGACGTCGAGGGGCCGGTCGCGCAGTTCCTCGCCTACCTCGGCGGGCAAAACGGATACGCGGGGCCGGATCGCAACGGCGTGCCTCAGTACGCCGGCCCGTTCTGGATCTTCGGCGCGGCCGCGGTCGCGGTGATCATCGCGTGGCGGCTGAAGTTCTCGGGCTGGGGACGCGCGCTCCGGGCGCTGCGCGAGGACGAGATCGCGACGGCCAGCGTGGGCGTCGATCCGACGCGGTACAAGGTGACCTCGTTCGTCATCGCGGCGACCGGGGCCGGCATCGCGGGCGCGATGCTCGCGTCGATGCGCAACGGCAACCCGACCGTCCAGCCCGATCAGTTCACGTTCGCCTACTCGTTCGACGCGATCACCATGGTGATCCTCGGCGGCTCGGGCAGCGTGTCCGGCGCGATCGTGGGCGGCGTGTTCGTCACGTTCACCGTGAAGATGATCGAGCAGCTCCAGCGCTTCGAGTCGGTGCAGGCGCTCCAGGCGGCCTACCCCTCGCTCGACCTCAACGCGCTGCGCATGGTCATCTACGCGTCCGTGCTGATCGGCCTCATGATCCTGCGCCCCGAGGGCATCTTCGGCGAGCGCGAGCTCTTCCGGCGCAAGCCCCGCCAGCGCGTCAGCCACGCTCCGCCCGAGCCCGTGCCTGCGCGCACCGAGGTGGAGGCGGATTCGAAGAGCGAGACCGGGCCCCTCACCGGGAAGGGGGACAAGTGA